In the genome of Daucus carota subsp. sativus chromosome 9, DH1 v3.0, whole genome shotgun sequence, the window TGGGGATAGCTGTTACAGTCCTCCTCAGCGCCTTGCAACTCAAGTACCAAGCAGGAACCGGTTCTGCATTCCAGGATCACCCGAGAGCCATGGTTTTCGCTATAGCTAGTTTCCTTGTTTTCTGCTTGGTATGCGACTTGGAACAATACTTTCGCTCTACTCATAAATAATGCAGCTTTTGCAACAGTACTGCACCACATCCTCAGATTGTTTGGTTTTATTTCACTAGCCTCTTTAGCCTTTGTCATTTTCTCGCCATCCACAAGCTCAAGGACGTCGCTCATTGTTTATCTGATTTTCCCCGGGTTTTTTTCAGCAAGGTCGGTTATTCACTGGATCCAGAATAGAAATTTACGTGGAAACAGAGGAGCCTGCAATTTTGATAATTCACACCCGCACCTTGTGGATAGGGACTATTTGAACTACGTAGATACTCTTCCAGTGTACCGCAGAGCTCCTGAGAATCTTGTTTAGTCACTTCTGGTCCCCTAGTTGTTTTTGGTTTACAATTCAGCATGTCAGCTTAAATCAGGGGGCTTTTGGCTCATGattaatgagcccggttaacaAGAATCAGAACCTCAAACTCATGTGTTGGTATTTGGGTTAACCATTTTGTGGTACGGAATTTTTGAGTTGTAGGCTTTGTCAAGTTGTAATTACTTTGATTAACTGATACAAATCTTTAGCAGTGCAACGAAATTGAAGATCACATAAACCACAAATATCAAAGTCTTAATTAGTTACTTCCTCCGTCGCGGTCATTAGTTATCAAATGGgctggacacggagaccaaacACTGAATAAATAATGTGGAAACATGCCagtgaatataattaaaaataacataagtGAGAATAATGGTGGGATCCGTCGACAAGCAACTCGTCGCACAAATATGCAATGATCGTGAGATTTCGTTACATTTCCGACGTCCTTGAACCATGTACTTCTATTGTTTACGATGATTGATCGGAGGCTCAACCAACAACATGATTGATGTTTTCTTCAATGATCGTGAGATTTCGATGCATTTCCGCACGTCCTTGTCACAAGCGATCAAGATCCAAATGTCCTCATCATCTCGGTACTTAATACTGAAACTCTCCCTCTCCAAGTGCAGCCTCTCGATCACATTATTTTCTAACTCTGCAATCCCTGATGAATCAGATAAATCAAACCTTATAGTCACACCATTGAACATTGCCCTTACAGTCACCTCATTCAAGGTTTGGCTTATCTGATCAACAGCAGGTGCTTTTTCCCCGGGAGGCAAACCCGAATGAAAGTTTTTTCCAGCTTGTTCATCGTCACTTGATCTTCTCCTAAGATTAGATGACATGTTTCCTTTTATGCTTTTCTTGCCTCGTCGCCAGTCATTAATACCAAGACCTCTACACTTGCGTTTGAGTGTCGATCGACTAACTAACATATTGAACATTCTAAATAAGATGCACAGCTATAATAATGGTTCAACagaaaataacttttttttgaataatgaaAGCTGAAAGAAGTGCAAGAACATAGAAGAGACCGACTCAACCATGAATTCTTACGAAGAAATTTAGTTTTAGTGTTTCTAACTGTGTAATTTGTTCGGCATTTCTTCACTAGATTAATATGTATGAATTGTACACCTTAATTATCTGTACTCGACTACATTGGCTTTGCAGCAGATGAAAGTGTTCAAGAATCACCTGTTAATAATATTGCTTATGCTCTCACTAATGAAGATGTGAACTATGCTCTAAATAATAAAGACGACATGAACCTCGAGAATGTTAGTAAGCATTTCGGAAGACCACTCAATGATGCAGCAAAGAGCTTTGGAGGTAGGTTATATTCTACTGTACTTCTATCTTTCAACTTACATTATTCCCAAAACATTCATTGCCTAAGCATTGTTGtgtatttattttgatattgaaCATTTTAGTTAGCCGATCCACATTCAAGCGCATATGTAGAGGGCTCGGTATCAAGAGGTGGCAATCCGGGAAGAGAAGAATGAATGGTAACTTTTCATCTAGGCTCGGAAAAGGAATAAATCAGGAGCAACCAGGTAGAAGAAATTTTGGTAGCACCAGCATGGCAGCTGTGAATGAAACAGTTGTTGTGCATTCTAGCCAAGACTTGAATAAGATGATTGTAAAGGCAACTTATAAGGATGTTGCAATAAGGTTTAAACTACCTGATTTATCAGGAATTGCAGAGTTGGAAAATAATGTGATTGAGAGGCTGCATTTGAAGAGAAATAATTTCACCATCAAGTATCAAGACGAGGAGGGTGACTTGGTTTTGATTGCCTGTGACAAGGATGTGCGAGAATGTATTGAAATCTCGAGATCTTTGAAGGAAACGACAGTCAAATTGTTGCTTGATCTGCCTCTTAATCACAATGCACTTTGAAAGCATATGAGTACTACTCAGTACTCTCTTCCATTTTTTCCCTTTTCCAACAAAAATGTGCTTAAACTTGAGTTTCTGTGACAATTTGCTTGCTGTCTTCGTGTGGCGGAATGTAGATCACGGTAATACAATTCATCTTGATATAAAGTCTCGATATAAAGTCCATTTTTTGGTATATATTTCTAAATCTTTTGAcagtaaaattattatttttgaaatttgttttatttgaattattaatcatatattttattcaattttgtttaaaaaattataattttaagtataattaaagatttagaaatgtgtgtcaaaaagtTCACACGCATTATGCACCGGTTTGTTTAGTGGAAGTTGTTTTGGCTTATACTTTTTTTGACCTGTAAATTAGTAGAATCACTTTTAAAAAGATGAGAATTCTTATTATTCTATTagaatttctattttttttcaaatatttttctttgttttaagcaaaaaattactttttttaaacttCTCCGCACGGTCGCTGTATTTCAACAAGGAGGCAGTACTTCGTTATACCTCAGTAATAGACGAATTGTTAATGCCTGTTTTCTAAAAACACTTTATCATTGACCGGGCAGAGAAGTTTAGTGGGTTAAATAATGACTAACCACAGAAACTTCCTAGTCTCTAAGCTGTAGTACATGAATAACTTGTTGAACCTTCCTATTCGTGTGATCCTTGGTGAACCTTTCACACATGTCCGGGTCCACCTATGTGGCTATGTATATGCCCCGGGTCTCTCTCTTTTATTTAATCAGTATATATGTCATGTTTACGGTAAAAGAAATTAGTTGTGAGAGACgtaaaatttagataataatataaacgTATATAAGacttacaaaatttatttttgtaaataaatataaatgctATTTGAAAATGTTAAAGGATTTTCTAACGATGTGAGCTAAAATTTATAGAGATCCTACAAGAAACTCATTATTAGAATATGATAGAATCTTGATTTATAATTCTAACAAATTTTgtaatgttaatttttttttgtaaatagatATAAATGCTATTTGAAAATGTTGAAGGATTTTCTAACGACGTGAGCTAAAATTTATGGAGATCCTACAAGAAACTCATCATTAGTATATGATAGAATCTTGATTTATAATtctaacaaattttataatgttttatattgaaattttaaattttgtaacaaAATTTCTACCGAACTTAGtacattaaaataatttgaaattatttataaaattcaaaataacaaCAATTTATTAATGTCAAAACATAATCCATTatcataacaaatttatattctttCGTAGAAATcaaatctattaatattaataaattaaacaaagattatatattattatttaaaagtaTTCACAAAATCTCTTTTAGCATCAAAAAGTAAGTGTAAGAAATCAAAAAGTCTGTAAAAATGGGGCCAGAGAGTATATAATATCCCACCACCCCTGGTGGGTACTTTGTCTTTTTCTTGTGTGTGTCTTTTCCGCGTGTTTAGTCAGCAAAACAAGTATATAAATGAAGCAGAGATCCTGGTACTTCAACAGAACTGCAAATCAACTCttccttcctttttttttccCTTCCTATTCTATTGTTTCTATTTTCAGATGTCTCCTCCTCACCAATTCATACTCACCAACTATTCTATGCAATTCAATGTTGCATTAATCAACATAGCCCCCACACGAGCCCGAGAAAATAATAATCACGCGATTGTTGGCATTTTGGGAATAGCTGTTACAGTCCTCCTCAGCGCCTTGCAACTCAAGTACCAAGCAGGAACTGATTCTGCATTCCAAGATCACCCCAGAGCCATGGTTTTCGCTATAGCAAGTTTCCTTGTTTTCTGCTTGGTATGCGACTTGGAACAATACTTTCGCTCTACTCATAATAGTGCAGCTTTTGCAACAGTACTACACCACATCCTCAGATTGTCTGGTTTCATTTCACTTGCATCTTTGGCCTTTGTCATTTTCTCGCCATCCACAAGCTCAAGGACGTCGCTCATTGTTTATCTGATTTTCCCCGGGTTTTTTTCAGCAAGGTCGGTTCTTCACTGGATCCAGAATAGAAAGTTACGTGGAAACGGAGGAGCCTGCAATTTCCATAATTTACACAGTGACTATTTGAACTACATAGATACTCTTTCAGTGTACCGCAGAGCTCCTGAGAATCTTGTTTAGTCACTTCTGGTTCCCTAGTTGTTTTTGGTTTACAATTCAGCATGTCACGTTAAATGAGGGGGCTTTTGGTTGGTGATTAATGAGCTCGGTTAACAAGAATCAGAACCTCAAACCCATGTGTTGGTATTTGGGTTAACCATTTTGTGGTATGGAATTTTTGAGTTGTAGGCTTTGTCAAGTTGTAATTACTTTGATTAACTGATACAAATCTTTAGCAGTGCAGCGAAATTGAAGATCACATAAACCACAAATATCAAAGTCTTAATTAGTTACTTCCTCCGTCCAGGTCATTAGTTAACAAATGGGCTGGACACGGCGACCAAACACTGAATAAATAATGTAGAAACATGCTGagtgaatataattaaaaacaacaaaagTGAGAATAATGGTGGGATCCATCGACAAGCAAGTCGTCGCACAAATATGCAATGATCGTGAGATTTCATTACATTTCCGACGTCCTTAACCATGTACTTCTATTGTTTATGATGATTGATCGGAGGATCAACCAACAGCGTGATTGATGTTTTCTTTAATGATCGTGAGATTTCGATGCATTTCCGTACGTCCTTGTCACAAGCGATCAAGATCCAAATGTCCTCATCATCTTGGTACTTGATACTGAAACTCTCCCTGTCCAAGTGAAGCCTCTCGATCACATTATTTTCTAATTCTGCAATCCCTGATGAATCAGATAAATCAAACCTTATAGTCACACCATTGTACATTGCCCTTACAGTCACCTCATTCAAGGTTTGGCTTATCTGATCAACAGCAGGTGCTTTTTCCCCGGGAGGCAAACCCGAATAAAAGTTTTTTCCAGCTTGTTCATCGTCACTTAATATTCTCCTAAGATTAGATGACATGTTTCCTTTTATGCTTTGCTTGCCTCGTCGCCAGTCTTTAATACCAAGACCTCTACACTTGCGTTTGAGTGTCGATCGACTAACTAACATATTGaactaggggtgtacacggatCGGTGAAACCGACCGAACCAACccaaaccgatcatatttcaCCCGAACCAATCCGATCTTTTTTTACCCGATAGATAATTGGATTTAAAAATGagtaacccgatttaattgggttgaacATTCTAAATAAGATGCACAGCTATAATAATGTTTCAACAGTAGATAActtttttgtttctgaacaatGTAAGCTGAAAGAAGTGCAAGAACATGAAAGAGCAACACCTACCACCAAAGCTCTTTGCTGCATCTTCTAATGGTCTTCCGAAAAGCTCACTAATAAGTAaccaaattaaacaaaaaccaACTTCTGCTTATGGTATGAGCTGAAAAGCTGTTATATAGTCGGAAAAGTAGGATAATCTATATATTGGCATCACACAAAAATGTTTCACTTGACTGATGTTGAAACATATCTTTCACCATTGTATCTGACACGAAGCATTCAAGTGCGTGCAATATTATGAAAAAGGATAAAATCATGTGGTGCCTCTTTAGTGTTAAAACTAAATTATTCCATGACTTGCAATTATGGAAAGATGACAAGTAGCTAGGCATCTCCAAAGATTGAACTGATAAGAGAGTCAATTAGATTATCGTCATACAGAATCAAGTAAAACACACCATTGTTCAGAATCACATTATTTTTCTTATCTGCACATTTTTCGTAGGTTTTGTAATCACCCAGCTGATGATTGCATCCACCATCTGCTTTTCAACCACTAGACTAATTTACaggaaataaattataaatcatatatttgggtCCTCAAGTAGTAAATCAAAAATACTGAACAGGGAACATAACATACTAGAAATGTTTATAAATATCATTCTGTAGACCGAAACAAGGCTTGTAATACCTTGGTTTTCCACCGCAACACGGTCTTGGTGCATTATAGCATCCCAATCAAGTTCCACATTTGGATAATGTTGGAAGGCATGAGCTCCACCTTGGGATTGAAATATGTCAGATTCTTCCTTGTTACTCTGCAAACTGCCCAAACCACCCGAACACGACACACTGCCAGAATCCTTAGCATCCGACCAACCTTTGAAAAGCTTTTCAAATGTTGATAAAGGACGGTCAGGAGACATTAATTCACCTTTAGAACTACAATTGGGGAGATTCAGTTTAGCATTTCGACCTCTTAACCTAAATGCCGCATGATCAAACGCCAAAGCAGCTTCCTCTTCCGTGTCATAGGTGCCTAGATAGACATCACGAATCTTGGCTACCCATGGCCCCCCATAGAACTCACTCCTACTCACACTCATGTATTTGCTTTTTGGTGCAGAGCTTGTCGACCGTGGTATCCATGGTtcctgttattttacaccaactatgagaaagattgtagaagggggggggttgaatacaatcttttacaaatttaaaagattcaagaacaatacactaagaacacaataaacagaaaaacaccaagtattaaaaatacgggtggattgaatgatccacccgtgagattttatatagaagaatctgtggattgttttacaattcgcacagctgctggttcatcactcaaacaagttctaactctcagatttttctctcaagtaatttgaacaagttcaactgatgctactaacttggttatatactccaagttttacaaagcttttagctagatttcaaaatgcactctaatctaaaaacaatgctgcacaactttgtcttatgcatgctttctgagatgtcttcatctttgaccatcaccttgatttgatccagattgcactgcatgagataagtatgtttctgcttcttctttattttcctaattaggcttccatgtctattttagtgtaattcgatccatgtgatttgtcagacttaagctctagtcactttcaactgctctttgcttcatcagttgaaagttctggttgctttcaactgctcttgactttatcagttgaatgcctggctcatcagttgaatgaattacaaactccatcagttgaatgctgttccagtctcatcagttgaattcctcagcatcatccgtcgaacactttgtcttcagttgaatgcttgattttcatcagttgaaacatcatccagtcttcgtcagttgaacagttacatctcatcagttgaatatccttcacttagataaaattacatggcattggatatttacaattagccatcctattctacccatccgttgataattcccaaagacaagaaatgtaacaattacaactgaaatttgataaagattctaagtaagacatgttacaaaatgtttatgttatcatcaaaaattattgattcctaacaatctcccccaatttatgactggagaagatgcagacataaattctacacttgatgataacaaaacattaataaaataaaatgcagaatttaaatacaagagttagaaaagattacagatgattatgctcctctagactgagcagttacttgttcctagaagatcttcttcttctggacttaagtttttcttcaagaatattaatctgcttctgaaagatcctgtacaaccattcttcatcactatcttgtctgttgagcttggattggagagtcttcagagtattcaagctagcaaccttgagttgatctttaggtctgaaaaatctcctaacaccttgattgtccctaaattccatgactggagtaggttcatgatgaattttctttccagtgtagggaattttcagccttctttgtagactagcatctgagttccattccttcctgatctcaaggattctctttagtaccatttgctttgcaggtggtgtaaatcctccagtcctcttcatagatccatatatttttgttagagaactgaatccctcagaatttagaactctgtgaagaggccagatgacatcacccttgtttttgtaagagaataccaatctttcaggtaactttgaagttgcttctattcctcttacttcttgaagaccatccagctccagatccaactcagaaatttcttcaatgttagcaatgatgagatagtcatcaggattttcaggttcttttggaggtttaggagggttagccatcctcttagccacagacttgactttcttctttggcttagaagattcttgaacaagaaaagctggaattgggatatcttccaagtcaattggctcctcctttggcattattggctcatcatggaagttgacatctggatgtactactgtggtatccttgattggagaagaaggctttgagataggcttttctggcacttcttctcttctcttggctgcctcaggcatcttagtcttagatttgactctctttttctttggagaagattcaagaggcaatcttttctcatttagaagctcagctgccaactcctcttccagctcaatagcatacctttcatcaacctctatttgattcaaagagagttgggattcaaactcctctttttcacattctctggccacctcttcggcttttgcaaatgagtagtgaggatggccagttccaataaacagcttctggccttctctgtagatgatggcaaaatgagcttttaaagccacatctgcacagtctttgtaacttttgatctcttggcccaaaagcttgtactcaatttgtcaggcctggctagtggaaagtagattgagcttgagtcttttccaggcttggagtaaccacaattgtttggaaacaaaatgggcttgaactcattataaaatgatggctcacccttttctgtcttggaagggATGACAATCTCAgttgtaatcaccctgagaattgtggttgtggttggaaaagaaatttgagctgtggtggctgtagaagatgtagatgatttcttgcccagttgagccactctctttgcaatagagtccaattctttcatccttgcaatcttctgcttttccctttcagtgtggaaaggaggaggaatttgactgatcaattctgcaggagttggtaattctttctccccctttctgttagcagcaagtgtaggggttggactgggaagtgaaacaccagaggcaagtagaagatgttgaagaagtccagtctgaattctttgatgctgcaacatctcatccattctagaatttaatatatagacatttccttccagagcttccacttgcttttccaattggagttgtttttgctcagatgcagaaagagctgatttgaccttagctggaagcttttcatcaatttgcttggtcagatcagtcttgacagaggcaataagagaattgagatgctctatctcatgctgaaaatggagagattgatatttgtgaagcttgagattgtccagagcttgactggcaatggtggcagagatggctggagaggatgatgagcttccaggttgtgattgaagaatggtggagacttgcctttccagctccatgctaacaacagttgcattggcagactgcatggagagccatgaaggaagAGAAGTTGAAGGTTGTgcaacaagggattcctcaagagcatcattgaggtcttcatcactatcatcataatgaaaatcatctccagcattggcagacagagctgtaaatgcctcctttgctctaagcatagaagatgtagtgtgaatcagattgaggtgcctctcagctgcttgattgtccaatctggcaaattcttgaatagaggacatcccatgagtaaaagtctcagggtctagtgaaacactatccaatatggatctgtattcagcttgaaactcttgttcactaaacccttcattgacacctgcatttctctcaatttctctcttttcttgcatcaagggctccccttggctcaccacacaactcacctctccctcacttacccttactaaagggtcactcttatcctctcctttttcctggctagaagaaaatgccagactctccacaccctctccttttgccagctcactaggctgcctctccactccatagctcactccactcaatcctaaaagtgtttgtgctaccatgtgatcaactgctgtagaaagaggtaaagtaattgaagtagcagcagctgtcaactgatgagagacatcagttgaaacattagtagaggaggcattcaactgatgagagctgttaagcagatcagttgaaggacaaacacttgtcaactgatgagggagatcagttgaagaaaatgaagaaataggtttagaggctgtgatagttgagtctgtggtgattgattttaaaggaaaatccacagaacacactgtcacagaagaaggaaatggaagagaaagatccaacaaatcatcaaaatgatgatgatcaatctcagatgggggcttctccatgaaatccaaagatggagaatttacaagtgtggtgtgaattaattccacatccacagaagaggttggggattgtgtttgaggagtagagatggtaagatcataaatatgagtgattggttgagatgaagaagggggctgtgactccacatttattggagtcacatcaatctgactttgagaagttaaaggcataaaatccagaatggatgtctgtgtgtgtgcagagtgcttcagtttttcacttctcagcttctttctcccataagcttttattggtgaagaagtggtgtccctccccctttttgactgtgtccctggttgaggactattttcaatagcaacatccttttgggaggatgctgctagggatgagtttaattccatattaacatctacagtcttttgggagactgcagagtggtcAGGCTGGtcaacacacatctctccatccttattcttagggcttcttttatgttcaccttttccctccccctcacaacctccaatcacactcccctcaggtttgtgtttcttggattttataacagatgtcttttgggaggcatctgaggttggtttagaagacttgtttttagaaggttttgccacttgtgtggactgttgatgggcctcttcaacagccctgatggcagaaagcaaagaaggtgagggttgagaaagagtagtaggaaagccatgtacctctttgtgctttccagcctccattgttggcaggtacaccacctccaaggaggggtataaattcatcctaaagaggtctttaaagactctcttttcctgcacaaaactgggaagcttggcttccttgttagtaataactagcttatcattgagatgattagctagcatcataagaaatctgacataataaatattcctaggtctatcagttttatcacctagtttctccccaatttcttggatcatcaaaccaccaaagttgaaatattcattagtcaggtacatgtaaagcatttgtaaaatctgggaagtaagagcattgaaattactaattttaccagaaaatgctttaataaatgcatcacataaataactccattctctcctaagaccccttctttctattttacctaaggcatcagttggtaaaacataattcatggcataaagtaaattaaccaattgaacatcactaggcaaagataaaacagtatcttcaggaatcttaaagcatgctttcataatatcagcattaacagaatgagtttcatttttaatagagaaagttagagtttcattctcactattaaactctgcagaggtccacatctcctccactattgcatggtagatggtaggagcttcagtcattgcataagagagctggcttgacttgatgaactccatcatcctgtgatactccttctcctccacagccttggtatccacaaatgacgcaaagttgttcttctcataaataaacccacttggtgcagtatacttcttcattggtgccattgcagttacagagaaagcttgaagagaaattagaacttgtttttgcacagagagagaagagagctttgagaattcaaaagagtgagatgaaaagaaatgaaaatagattaaaacacttaaatactttctcagaaaattgctgtgattggctgagaaattaccgttgagaagaaattactcttatttatctctacaaaaattacacacacgatcgtgtgtataaagtaggagagagacaaaagaaatttcaacggctcagatctgataatactttcaacggatgaaataagcgcctctttaaacttcctagtcaactgatgaagatcagttgaaagcgtcttcaactggtgtcatcagttgaatgaaaaacaaaacaagaggatattgtttcaaacatcagttgaaacaatttcactagttcatcagttgaaatattatagactttatccagaattataactaattcaattttgataaatcaaaattaatcaaattctggctgccaaattacagaaaaattcactctaaattaggagaaatttaacatacctaatttacttaccaaccttgtgaatgtggattcatcaagaggctttgtgaaaatatctgcaatctgttcttcacttggaacaaaatgcatttcaacagtaccagccatcacatgttctcttatgaagtggtatttgatgtcaatgtgcttggttcttgagtgttgtactggattttcagttatagcaatagcactggtgttgtcacaaaatattgggatttttgagagatttaatccataatcaagtaattgatttctcatccacaataattgtgcacaacagcttccagctgcaatgtactcagcctcagctgtagaggttgatacagagttttgctttttgctaaaccaagaaatcaatctgtcaccaagaaattgacaggtgcctgttgtactttttctatcaattttgcatcctgcaaaatcagcatctgaatatccaataagatcaaatccagagtctttagggtaccaaataccaagatttggtgttcccttaagatatctgaatattctttttatagcaataagatgtgattctttaggatcagattgaaatctagcacagaggcatgtagaaaacataatatctggtctactagctgtcaaatataaaagagaaccaaccatgcctctataattagagatgtccacagatttctcattaggacttaactctaatttggtggctgttggcatgggagttttagcttctttgcaatccaataaatcaaactttttaagtagatcataaatgtacttagtttgatttatgaatataccttcctttacttgtttaacttgtaaaccaagaaagtaggtgagctctcccatcatgc includes:
- the LOC135149726 gene encoding protein NLP7-like — protein: MNLENVSKHFGRPLNDAAKSFGVSRSTFKRICRGLGIKRWQSGKRRMNGNFSSRLGKGINQEQPGRRNFGSTSMAAVNETVVVHSSQDLNKMIVKATYKDVAIRFKLPDLSGIAELENNVIERLHLKRNNFTIKYQDEEGDLVLIACDKDVRECIEISRSLKETTVKLLLDLPLNHNAL
- the LOC108201689 gene encoding ethylene-responsive transcription factor ERF057 — its product is MSVSRSEFYGGPWVAKIRDVYLGTYDTEEEAALAFDHAAFRLRGRNAKLNLPNCSSKGELMSPDRPLSTFEKLFKGWSDAKDSGSVSCSGGLGSLQSNKEESDIFQSQGGAHAFQHYPNVELDWDAIMHQDRVAVENQAFQLIP